Below is a window of Deltaproteobacteria bacterium HGW-Deltaproteobacteria-6 DNA.
GAAGATGGCGTCGGAACTGGAGTCCATTGCCCGTGCAACAGGAAGAAATAAAAGCGATATCGTGAAAGAGTCGCTGGGGGTGTTTTTATGGGAAGCCAGATTCCGTCGGATGAAGAAGCGCCTGAGCCCCAAAGCGAAAGCGTCAGGCCTGATCACGGATGACGATGTTTTTAAGGCTATATCATGAAGGCGGTATTTGACACCAATGTTCTGATTGCCGCCTTTCTGACGG
It encodes the following:
- a CDS encoding CopG family transcriptional regulator encodes the protein MRSVLSVSLPEKMASELESIARATGRNKSDIVKESLGVFLWEARFRRMKKRLSPKAKASGLITDDDVFKAIS